The following proteins are encoded in a genomic region of Thioflexithrix psekupsensis:
- a CDS encoding riboflavin synthase, translating to MFTGIIQAVGQIAQRQELGADARLYVRTGQLPLAGVQLGDSIATNGVCLTAVALPGDGFWADVSGETLSRTTLGQLHVGSLVNLETALTLQTPLGGHLVSGHVDGVGRVIACHNDGRSLRVTIESPNELARYIAAKGSICVDGISLTVNAVNGCQLSLNIVPHTANMTTWKEIKVGQFVNLEVDLIARYLERLLLGEKAAQATPLSEKITESFLQQHGFIR from the coding sequence ATGTTTACAGGAATTATCCAAGCCGTGGGGCAGATTGCGCAACGGCAAGAGTTGGGTGCGGATGCACGGTTATACGTTCGCACAGGACAATTGCCATTGGCAGGTGTACAGTTGGGCGATAGTATTGCAACTAATGGCGTGTGTTTGACGGCAGTGGCGTTGCCCGGTGATGGTTTTTGGGCGGATGTTTCTGGAGAAACGCTGTCACGTACCACATTAGGACAGTTACATGTGGGGAGTTTGGTCAATTTGGAAACCGCATTGACACTACAAACGCCTTTGGGTGGACATTTGGTCAGCGGTCATGTGGATGGCGTAGGTCGTGTTATTGCGTGTCACAATGACGGGCGGTCGTTGCGCGTGACAATAGAAAGTCCGAATGAATTAGCGCGTTATATTGCCGCTAAAGGATCAATTTGTGTCGATGGCATTAGCTTAACCGTTAATGCGGTCAATGGCTGCCAATTGAGTTTAAATATCGTCCCCCATACTGCCAATATGACCACATGGAAAGAAATAAAAGTGGGACAATTCGTTAATTTGGAAGTCGATTTAATTGCGCGTTATTTAGAAAGATTATTATTAGGAGAAAAAGCCGCACAAGCCACTCCTTTATCAGAAAAAATAACCGAGTCTTTTTTACAACAACATGGTTTTATTCGCTAA
- a CDS encoding septum formation initiator family protein, whose amino-acid sequence MKTIMVILLILLGLTQYQLWFGERGYEQWIAYQQQLAQQQQLNQQFIQSNQRLMRDVENLKQSLELVEEHARLEFGFLKSNEVFYQIVE is encoded by the coding sequence ATGAAAACGATCATGGTTATTTTACTTATTTTACTGGGTTTAACTCAATATCAATTATGGTTTGGTGAACGCGGCTATGAACAATGGATTGCTTACCAACAACAATTAGCGCAACAACAGCAATTAAATCAGCAATTCATACAAAGCAATCAACGCTTAATGCGCGATGTAGAAAACTTAAAACAAAGTTTAGAATTAGTTGAAGAACATGCGCGTTTAGAATTTGGCTTTCTTAAATCGAATGAGGTCTTTTATCAAATTGTCGAATAA